In Deltaproteobacteria bacterium, the sequence GGACCGATAAATCGTGGCGCAACCTTTAGCATCGCCAGCATTGAAAACCGGAACACCTTTCTCAATGGCCGCACTAAGCTTGGAGCGTACCCCTGGAGCCATACGTGTGGAGTCGCTATATCGGGCGGGCTTTATCGATTTTAAGATAACCTGGAAAGGGCCCTCGCGCTTATCGGCCAGCAGCAGACCCAGTTCACTGGCGAGTTGAAGCCCGCTGGTGAGCGTAGGGCCATTGATTTCGCGACCAAATCGTTTCAGTACAAATGCGGAGAAGGGCACAAATATTCGGGTCTCGCCCTTACCTTGCGTATGAATAAGTGCGCGGTAGCCTCCAGCCCTGACCGTCATGTCGCGCCGCTGAGCTGTTACTTGGATGTCACGGCCAGCACCGTCTAATACCACTTCGAGTCCATCGTATTCCGCCCAGTCTAGTTCGGCACCTTGAGTACGAATAGACACAAAGCCTCCATTGTTTTCCAGGCTCAATCGGCCTGTCCAGACCAGCTCGTTTTGTTTGTTCCATGTCAGGTCGGAGCTAGAGCGTCCTCCCATCACGGTGTCGTTAACCGATCCCCAGGTCATCGAGCGGATGTTGGTATT encodes:
- a CDS encoding CIA30 family protein — protein: MQILSKNNLEVSFVGLAVLTASLWTLLPDGEVMAANTNIRSMTWGSVNDTVMGGRSSSDLTWNKQNELVWTGRLSLENNGGFVSIRTQGAELDWAEYDGLEVVLDGAGRDIQVTAQRRDMTVRAGGYRALIHTQGKGETRIFVPFSAFVLKRFGREINGPTLTSGLQLASELGLLLADKREGPFQVILKSIKPARYSDSTRMAPGVRSKLSAAIEKGVPVFNAGDAKGCATIYRSVLTELLDSGKLGSANWSLGLVKTALSESLKQDASSAAWTLRRAMDSLLRSL